In one Myxocyprinus asiaticus isolate MX2 ecotype Aquarium Trade chromosome 1, UBuf_Myxa_2, whole genome shotgun sequence genomic region, the following are encoded:
- the dapk2a gene encoding death-associated protein kinase 2a, producing MKMAVFKQQQVENFYEIGEELGSGQFAIVKQCREKSSGRDFAAKFIKKRQNNASRRGVLREEIEREVNILQQIHHPNIVMLHDVYENKTDVVLILELVSGGELFDFLAQKESLSEEEATQFIKQILEGVHYLHSRNIAHFDLKPENIMLLDKNAPLPRIKLIDFGLAHKIAEGVEFKNIFGTPEFVAPEIVNYEPLGLEADMWSVGVITYILLSGASPFLGETKQDTLGNISAMNYEFDDEFFGHTSELAKNFIRQLLEKDTKKRLTIQDTLNHPWIKSNEHKDERIKAPERKRERRQLKTKRLKEYTIKSHSSMPPNNTYINFERFAQLEEEISAMEGTFCQLASAHDSLQEDIDALVSIYNEKEMWYKEESESIRHELSQLRYEFRKVEAQRRAVQEDMRSVDASVSRVSERYKERQTHFEALQKELCAELQWVQEVVGSFQVTFPNCSFSSVFNTDVNEALKELLNRTCGGDLLTGVKEAENSQLIRLPRGGLWAVNHR from the exons ATGAAAATGGCTGTGTTCAAGCAACAGCAAGTCGAGAATTTCTATGAGATTGGAGAGGAACTTGGAAG TGGACAGTTTGCAATCGTTAAGCAGTGTCGTGAAAAGAGTTCAGGCCGGGATTTTGCAGCCAAGTTCATAAAAAAGCGTCAGAATAATGCCAGTCGGCGAGGTGTGCTTCGAGAAGAGATTGAGCGAGAGGTCAACATTCTGCAGCAGATTCACCATCCCAATATTGTCATGCTGCATGACGTGTACGAAAACAAGACAGATGTGGTGCTGATTTTGGAGCT GGTGTCTGGAGGGGAGCTTTTTGACTTTCTGGCACAGAAAGAGTCTTTGAGTGAGGAGGAGGCCACACAGTTCATTAAACAGATACTAGAGGGTGTGCATTATCTGCACTCAAGGAATATCGCTCATTTTGACCTGAAG CCTGAAAACATCATGCTCCTGGATAAGAATGCCCCTCTACCCCGGATCAAACTCATTGATTTCGGGTTGGCCCACAAAATTGCTGAGGGGGTTGAATTCAAAAACATCTTTGGAACGCCAGAATTTGTTG CTCCTGAAATTGTGAATTATGAACCATTGGGACTGGAAGCAGATATGTG GAGTGTTGGTGTTATTACATATATTCT GTTGAGCGGGGCGTCTCCCTTCTTGGGAGAGACAAAACAAGACACTTTGGGAAACATCTCAGCAATGAACTATGAGTTTGATGATGAGTTCTTTGGCCACACCAGTGAGCTTGCCAAGAATTTTATACGACAACTGCTGGAAAAAGACACCAA AAAAAGACTCACAATTCAAGACACATTGAACCACCCCTGGATAAAG TCTAATGAGCATAAGGACGAGCGCATTAAAGCtccagagaggaagagagagcgTAGGCAGCTGAAGACCAAGCGTCTTAAGGAGTACACCATTAAGTCCCACTCCAGCATGCCCCCTAATAACACCTACATCAACTTTGAACGATTCGCTCAGCTGGAGGAGGAAATCTCGGCTATGGAAGGCACTTTCTGCCAGCTGGCCTCGGCCCATGACTCCCTGCAGGAAGACATTGATGCTCTAGTTTCTATATACAATGAGAAGGAGATGTGGTACAAAGAAGAGAGCGAGAGCATCCGACACGAGTTATCCCAGCTTCGTTATGAGTTTCGTAAAGTTGAGGCGCAGAGGCGGGCCGTTCAGGAAGACATGAGGAGTGTGGATGCCAGTGTGAGCAGAGTTAGTGAGCGATATAAGGAGAGGCAAACACACTTTGAGGCCCTGCAGAAAGAGCTGTGTGCTGAACTGCAGTGGGTTCAGGAAGTGGTGGGTTCATTCCAGGTCACCTTCCCAAACTGTAGCTTTAGCAGTGTGTTCAATACCGATGTCAATGAAGCACTGAAAGAACTGCTGAACAGAACCTGTGGAGGAGACTTGCTGACAG gagtgaaggaagcagaaAACTCCCAGCTCatacgtcttccccgtggtggattgtgggcagtTAACCATCGTTGA